TGCTCGTTTGAGAAGCCAAGAGCCGCGCGAGAGGAAGTCCGCAAGGCGATTGTCAGCCCTGAAACGGAAGCCACGTCGAGCGTCCGCAAGGCAAAGATGCCCCCCGCGAGCGTTGCATACGTGCCGTCTGTCGCGGGGCTCATCTTGGCGAGTGTGGTCGTTCACGATCTCGTTGGCATCCATCCCGAAGACTGATTTGCCATTGGGAGGGCTTGGCTAGGCGAGACGCGCAGTTCGCGACGGGCAGCACCGGTGGCGGCGATGCGAGACGCGTAGTTCGCGACGGGCAGCACCGGTGGCGGCGATGCGAGACGCGATCACGGCACGGCTAGACGCTCGGGCACCAGCACCAGGTCGCGCTCGACAGGTCCGTCGCACCCAGCGGCCCGTCGGCCATCGGCCGTCAACTGGCAATCGGCAGTAAATTGGCAATCGACCGACGGTCGAATCCGTCACGTGCGGGCACGCCATCACGCCTGGACGACCGACACCGCCCTTCGCTCCGGCGCGAAGTACTCGCGCAGGTGACGGTTCGCCTCATCGAGTGTCAGTTCCCCAAGGACGGCCGCAGTGTCGAGGAACTGCGCACCGCGGAGCAAATACGAAACATACCCGCGGGCCACGTAACCTGGAGAGTCAAGCGTTGTCAGGAACCGCCCTATCGCCTTCTTCCGGCACCGCTCAAACTCGGCTTCCAGGACACCGGTTTGACACGCCTCATCAATGACGGACTGAATCTTATCCGTCAACTTCTCCGGCTGGGGTGTATTGCCGCCAATGACCGCAAATCCGTAGGTCTCTGCGCGCTCGAACTCCCAGGAAAATCCCTGATCGATGAGTCCCTCGTCCATCATCTCCTGATACGCGGGGCTGCTCCGGCCAAACAGGGCGTCGAGGACCACCCCGAGGTACAGTTCTCGTTCAAGCAAGTCGTGTCCAGACATCGGCCCTGCGGCATCTTTCCAGGCAACCAGGCACTTCGGCTGGCTGACCGCGAGATGCGCCGTGGTTTGCGCCATCTTGACAGCCGTCGGCTCTGTGATAGGCGGCCTGTCGATGACCGGGACGTCCGAGAATGATTTTTTCGCCTGATTTTCTCTGATCCACTCGAGCACGGTCTCCGGTTCAAATCCACCCACCGCGAACAGGACCATATTTCCGGGG
The Alicyclobacillus curvatus genome window above contains:
- a CDS encoding insulinase family protein, with the protein product MEINKFPMGEAVYQERLQNGLQVVLLPKPGFAQTFVTFTTHYGSVDRAFRTHGHKDYTVVPDGIAHFLEHKMFESEKGDVFPEFSRYGASANAFTTFDLTSYLFSCTDNLRENLNLLLDFVQDPYFTDANVEKEKGIIGQEIQMYNDNPDARVFYDLLKALYQEHPVRIEIAGTIDSIAKITKETLYECYETFYHPGNMVLFAVGGFEPETVLEWIRENQAKKSFSDVPVIDRPPITEPTAVKMAQTTAHLAVSQPKCLVAWKDAAGPMSGHDLLERELYLGVVLDALFGRSSPAYQEMMDEGLIDQGFSWEFERAETYGFAVIGGNTPQPEKLTDKIQSVIDEACQTGVLEAEFERCRKKAIGRFLTTLDSPGYVARGYVSYLLRGAQFLDTAAVLGELTLDEANRHLREYFAPERRAVSVVQA